The Gemmatimonadaceae bacterium DNA segment ATCCGCGACCTCTTCAAGCGCCGCTGCGACCTGCCGAGCGGCGGGTACCTCATCATCGAGCCCACCGAGGCGTTGGTCTCGATCGACGTGAACTCCGGCCGCTTCACCGGCAAGAAGGATCCGGAGAAGACGGTCACGCGCACCAACATCGAGGCGGCGCGCGAGATCGCGCGGCAACTGCGGCTGCGCGACGTAGGCGGCATCATCGTCTGCGACTTCATCGATATGGAGACCAAGGCCAACCGCGACCGGGTGCTGCAGGAGCTGCGTACGCACCTTGGGCGGGACCGCGCCCGGACGAAGGCCTACGCCGTCAGCGACCTCGGGCTCATCGAGATGACCCGGCAGCGGGTGCGGCAGAGCCACTTCCACGCGATGACCGAGACCTGCCCGATCTGTAACGGGTCAGGCCGCGTGTTCACGGCCGAGACCATCGTGCGGCGGATGGAGCGGGCTGTGCGCCGCCTGGCCAGCGAGGGCCGGCGCGAGAGCATCATCGTCAAGCTGTATCCGGAGACCGCGATCTACCTGCTCGAGGAGGAGAAGGATCTCATCAAGCGGCTGGAGAAGCAGGTGGGGTTCGGCGTGGAGATGCGGGATGATCCGTTGCTGAAGCCGGATGAGTTCAAGCTGCTGGTGAAGGGGGCGGGGCGGGACATTACTTCCCAGTACGCGGTTGCTTGATTGCGCGGCAGGTTGAGAGACGGGAGAGGGGGAGGAGGGTGACGGTAGGGAGATGGGAGAGGGGAGACGGTTGGGAGAGGGGAGACGGTTGGGAGAGGGGAGACGGCTGGGAGAGGGGAGACGGCTGGGAGAGGGGAGATGGCACTCCTAAACGCCCTTACCGCAAGCACTTGACCCAAGCCTTTCGCTCTACTATTCTTCGAGGCTCGCTCCAATCCTTACCAGCAGAGTCTCCTCTATGTCGTACGCCATCTTCCGCTCCGGCGGTAAGCAGTTCCGTGCCGAGAAGGGCACCACCTTGCGTCTGCCGACCCTGCCGGGTGAGGCGGGAGCGACGGTCGAGTTCAACGACGTGCTGCTCGGCTCCGACGGCAACAACGTCAAGGTCGGCGTGCCGACGCTGAAGGGCGCGACGGTCACGGCCGAAATCGTCAAGCACGGTCTCGGCGAGAAGATCGTCGTCTTCAAGTTCAAGCGCCGCAAGAACTACTCCAAGAAGCAGGGCCATCGGCAGGGCTTCACCGAAGTTCGCATCCGCGACATCACCCTCGGCTGACCGGGGAGAGAGGATACAATGGCACATAAGAAGGGCGTCGGCTCCTCCCGTAACGGGCGCGACTCCAACCCGCAGTACCGCGGCGTGAAGAAGTTCGGGGGTGAGAAGGTGATTCCCGGCAACATCATCATCCGCCAGTGCGGGACGAAGTACCACCCGGGCAACAACGTCGGGCTGGGCACGGACTACACGATCTACTCCCTCATCGAGGGCGTGGTGAAGTTCGAGCACAAGTCCAAGGACCGCTTCAAGGTCTCGGTTTACCCGGCCGCGTAGATTCGGTCGCAGGGTTCGCGGGTACGAGGGGGCCGCTCAATCGAGCGGCCCTCTCGTCTTGTGGAGATGCGATTCCAACCTGCGGATGCGTGCGGGTGATGATCGGTGTGCCGCGAGGGTATGGTCACTCGGGAGGAAGGACTATGTCGTGGACACGCCTAGGGTTCGTATTCAGCATCTGCGCATTGTTGATGTCGCTGGTACGCAGCGCGGGTGCTCAGGTGCGGGAGCCGCGGTGGCAAGTCGGCGTGTCGCTGGGTGCGGAGGTGCCGCATCGCGGGCAAGAAACCGTGTGGACAGGGGAAGGCGCCGCGTTCGACGGCATTCTCGGGTATCGGTACGCTCGGGAGGCGGACCGCTGGATTTCGGCGTCGATTTCGCGAGGCGAGAAGTATTGCCCGGATTCTGGGGTTTGCGTCGTCTCGAGCCTGGTCGGTGTCGGTGTGTTGCACGGCTGGCGGCGTCAGCTGTCCTCCCGGTTGGATGCCGTGCTGGCCGTTGGCCCATCCTACGTGCTCCAAGGCGATCAGGAGGTCGGCCCCTCATCTGCTCCGCTGACCCGCTGGGCCCTGACGGCGCGCGGCGAACTTGGGGTGCGGGTGGTCGGCCCACTGCACGTGAGTCTCGTGCCGCGCGCCTCCGTGCACTTTCCGGAAGGGAGCACGGTGCGCCGTGCCTTCTCGATGGGGGTTGGTCTCCGCTACCAATGACGCTGCGGTAGCTGAGTGCCGGCGCCTGGTGTTCTCCGCGCCAGTCAGCCGTCAGTCGGCGGCGCGGGGTCCTGTGGGACGTCGCGGTGCAGGGCCTTGGCCAACTGCTCCTCGAGCGCCTTCGCCTCAGCTTCGTGCTTCGCGAGGCCGCCGTGCAGGTGCTCCAAGGTCTCTGCGGCGAGCTCGGATCCGTCACGCTTTGCCCGATGCACTGCGTAGCCTAGGGCTTGGGCGGCCTTGTCGGCCTGCTGCCGCACGCGGAAGAGCTCGATCCGCAGCTTGCCCTCGTCAAGCGCGCCCTTGGCGGCGGCGCCGGCCTTGTCCACCTCGGCCTGAATCTTGTCCCAGAGTCCCATAGCCAGTGGTACGCGCGGGGACGGGGCCGGGTTTCCGCGGCGCTAGGCCCCGAGGACCCGGCGGGACAGCGCCACGTCGTCGGTGCAGATGGCATCCACGCCGATCCGGCCGAGGCGCTCCATCACCTCGGGGTCATTCACGGTCCACGCCACGATCCGGCAGCCGGCTGCGTGGGCGACGTCGACGAGTGCCTCGTCCACAAAGGGCCACTGCCGCCAGAGATCCCTTCCGCCGACCGCCTTCAGGGCGTGCAGCGCATCCACCGGATACGAGACCTCCAGCACGCCGCGTGGGATATCAGGGGCCAGACGCCGCGCCTCGGCCACCTGGCGGTGGTCGAAGGCGTGGACGGCGGCGCGGACGCCGCTGGCCGTGATGGCAGCGAGAGTGCCTGGGGCGCACCCGGGGCCCTTCAGCTCGGCGTAGGCCGTGAGGCCACGGTCCCGGTGCAGCGCGAGCACTTCGTCCAGGGTCGGCGGAGCGGCCGGGCCGGTCGGGAGGGCGGCACCCGACGGCAGCGGGTCGTGGTGGATTCGCAAGACGCCATCCCCGTGCAGGTGGACGTCGAACTCGCAGCCGTCGGCACCGAGCTCGGCGGCGCGCTCGAATGCGGCGAGAGTGTTCTCGGGGCGCTCGCGGGAGGCCCCTCGGTGGGCGATGATTTCCGGTGTCGGCACGCGACTAGTTTAACGCAGGCGCCGCGCCGGCGTCCGACCTAGCGAGGATGACATTGCCCGTCCCCAGCCACCCAGCGACCGACGCGGAGTTGATCGCCCGATGGCAATCGGGGGACCAGCGGGCCGCGGCATCCTTGGTGGAGCGGCACAGCCAGCCGCTGGCGCGCTTCGCGGCCAGTCTGGGCGTGCGGGACGAAGTGGACGAGTTGGTGCAGGACACGTTCGTGCGGGCCTTCCAGGCATTGGAGAGCTTCCGGGCGGACAGCCAGTTCCGGACGTGGCTGTTCACGATCTGCAAGCGCCTGTTGTTGGATCGCCGGCGGGCGGAGCGGCGACGACGGGACGTGGCGGAGGTGGACGAGCGCGACGCCGCGACCGAGTACGACGCGCTCGATGCGCTGGTGGGAGATGAGCTGGCGGAGCGAGTGCGGGATGCCGTGAATGGATTGACAGCGCTGCAGCGCGAGGTGTTCACGCTGCGGGTGAACGAAGGGATGGCCTACGCCGAGATTGCGGCGGCGGTAGGGAGTACGGAAGGCGCGTGCCGAGTGCATTACCACAACGCCCTGCGGGCGATCAAGGAGCAACTGCGTGACGACTGACTGCACGAACGAGACGATGCGAGACCTGCTGCCGATGCTGGCGGCCGGGACGCTCGGCGCGTCCGAGGCCGCGGCGCTGCGGGCGCATCTTGCCGCCTGCGCCGCTTGCCGTGAGGAACTCGCGATCGTCGAGACGGCCGGGCGGCTCTTTGACGCGGCGACGCCGGTGATCGACACGGCGGCCGTGCTGGCGAAGTTGCCTGCGGCTCCCGGGACCCGGCCAGCCCTGCGGGTGCTGCCGTCGACGCGTCGGGTGTTCGGCCTGCCGCGCTACGTCCTCGCAGCCGCGGCGTCGCTGACACTCGTGGTGACGCTGTCGTTCGCCGCGTTGCAGCATCGCAGCAGCATCGGTGTTGACGGCGACGTGGTGTCAGATAGCGGCGTGCCCGCGGTGCCGGTGGCAATGCTGGGGGGCGGTGACCTTGGTGACCTGAGCGCCGCCGAACTGCGTGCGCTGCTGGCAGAGCTCGACGTCATCGAGGCGACGGTGTCGGCCGAGCCGTCGCGTGTGCAGGTGCCGCTGGTCGCGGCGCCGGAGGAACTGTGATGCGCTGGATGCGGAGTGTTGGGGTCCTCGTGCTGTTGCTCCTGTCGACGGCGTCGGCCGGGGCACAGCGTGCGACGGACGCCGAGCGGGATTCGCTGGAGTCGCGGGTGCGCGCACGGATGGCGCAGATGATGCGGACCCAGCTCGGCCTCAACGACGACCAAGTACGCCAGTTGCAGGCGACCAACCGGCGCTTTGAAGGGCAGCGGCGGGCGCTCTTCGAACAGGAGC contains these protein-coding regions:
- the rpmA gene encoding 50S ribosomal protein L27, coding for MAHKKGVGSSRNGRDSNPQYRGVKKFGGEKVIPGNIIIRQCGTKYHPGNNVGLGTDYTIYSLIEGVVKFEHKSKDRFKVSVYPAA
- the rplU gene encoding 50S ribosomal protein L21; this translates as MSYAIFRSGGKQFRAEKGTTLRLPTLPGEAGATVEFNDVLLGSDGNNVKVGVPTLKGATVTAEIVKHGLGEKIVVFKFKRRKNYSKKQGHRQGFTEVRIRDITLG
- a CDS encoding glycerophosphodiester phosphodiesterase, with amino-acid sequence MPTPEIIAHRGASRERPENTLAAFERAAELGADGCEFDVHLHGDGVLRIHHDPLPSGAALPTGPAAPPTLDEVLALHRDRGLTAYAELKGPGCAPGTLAAITASGVRAAVHAFDHRQVAEARRLAPDIPRGVLEVSYPVDALHALKAVGGRDLWRQWPFVDEALVDVAHAAGCRIVAWTVNDPEVMERLGRIGVDAICTDDVALSRRVLGA
- a CDS encoding zf-HC2 domain-containing protein, coding for MTTDCTNETMRDLLPMLAAGTLGASEAAALRAHLAACAACREELAIVETAGRLFDAATPVIDTAAVLAKLPAAPGTRPALRVLPSTRRVFGLPRYVLAAAASLTLVVTLSFAALQHRSSIGVDGDVVSDSGVPAVPVAMLGGGDLGDLSAAELRALLAELDVIEATVSAEPSRVQVPLVAAPEEL
- a CDS encoding sigma-70 family RNA polymerase sigma factor; amino-acid sequence: MTLPVPSHPATDAELIARWQSGDQRAAASLVERHSQPLARFAASLGVRDEVDELVQDTFVRAFQALESFRADSQFRTWLFTICKRLLLDRRRAERRRRDVAEVDERDAATEYDALDALVGDELAERVRDAVNGLTALQREVFTLRVNEGMAYAEIAAAVGSTEGACRVHYHNALRAIKEQLRDD